The genomic interval TCATTGACGGCCTGAAACCAATGGAGACCAAATATGAATTCACGTGTTCTTGTCACGGCGAAGGAACTGAGCGCCATGTTGTCTGTATCAGTTCGGACCCTATGGCGCATGCGCGATGCTGGCAGGCTGCCGGCACCGATCAGGATTGGGAGCTGTGTGCGCTGGGAAACGGCAGCGATTGAGGAATGGGTGGCCGCCGGCTTCCCTCAGGTGTCCCGTGGTCGATCAGACCGCGGAAGCACAGGCGGAAAGAAAGGGAAGGGTCCTTGTTCCGATGAAAATGCAAACCTTGAACCAATAGTGCAGCGACCCGCATACTGTAAGGAAGATGATCCGATGTACC from Candidatus Hydrogenedentota bacterium carries:
- a CDS encoding helix-turn-helix domain-containing protein, with the translated sequence MNSRVLVTAKELSAMLSVSVRTLWRMRDAGRLPAPIRIGSCVRWETAAIEEWVAAGFPQVSRGRSDRGSTGGKKGKGPCSDENANLEPIVQRPAYCKEDDPMYHPTDDIW